One segment of Bacteroides caecimuris DNA contains the following:
- a CDS encoding VWA domain-containing protein, with amino-acid sequence MNKRTESIRLKHLQEIYYEKLQRIAYDVYDEQLHNRIIRPEELDADIHRYFRHTQPSLQDFYSHYASQWEYFHEMDEASDAKFLQFLKNSAYPFSMRYHLVDLNVKYYLQRFDAISPRSKEWKALRTLFFDKWHTLLSNNEFNYQMEHIERLCDDFYRLQLSLAKNLPVRGGSRLVWLLRNHKQIAEQILEYEETIKRNPVIRELVEILGKKHQSSRKRFKMTAGIHREQIISHATRSDIAGICEGNDLNSLLPLEYCYLAENSLQPIFFERFIEKRLQVIDYQSHEKQTINDKKTIGNEVSEEAEGPFIVCLDTSGSMAGERERIAKSALLAIAELTEVQHRKCYVILFSDDIECIEITDLGSSFDRLVDFLCQSFHGGTDIEPVITHALRKISEEGYSEADIITVSDFEMRPVDQLLSRTVEHAKAKQTKMYAISLGGKSAETSYLKLCDKYWEYTIQNAESLNKNRMEE; translated from the coding sequence ATGAACAAGAGAACAGAGAGTATTAGGCTCAAACATCTGCAAGAGATTTATTATGAGAAATTGCAGAGAATAGCCTACGACGTGTACGACGAACAACTGCACAACCGGATTATCCGTCCCGAAGAACTGGATGCGGATATTCACCGGTATTTTCGTCACACGCAACCCTCCCTGCAAGATTTCTACTCCCACTACGCATCGCAATGGGAATACTTTCATGAAATGGATGAAGCATCCGACGCCAAGTTTCTCCAATTCCTGAAAAACAGCGCCTACCCGTTCTCAATGAGATATCACCTGGTAGACCTCAACGTAAAATACTACCTCCAGCGTTTTGACGCAATCAGCCCGCGCTCTAAAGAATGGAAAGCGTTGCGGACTCTCTTCTTCGACAAATGGCACACATTGCTCTCGAACAACGAGTTCAATTATCAGATGGAACATATCGAGCGGCTTTGTGATGATTTCTACCGTCTTCAGCTATCACTTGCCAAAAATCTTCCGGTACGTGGCGGCTCACGCCTCGTCTGGTTACTCCGCAATCATAAACAGATCGCAGAACAGATTTTAGAATACGAAGAAACAATCAAACGGAATCCCGTTATCCGTGAACTGGTAGAAATCTTAGGAAAGAAACACCAAAGCAGCCGGAAACGTTTCAAAATGACTGCCGGTATTCATCGGGAACAAATTATATCTCATGCCACCCGAAGCGATATTGCAGGCATTTGCGAAGGAAACGACTTAAACAGCCTTCTTCCCTTGGAATATTGCTATCTGGCTGAAAATAGCCTGCAACCTATTTTCTTTGAGCGTTTCATTGAGAAGAGATTGCAAGTCATCGACTATCAATCACACGAAAAGCAAACCATCAACGACAAGAAAACGATAGGGAACGAAGTTTCCGAGGAAGCCGAAGGTCCTTTCATTGTTTGTCTGGACACTTCCGGTTCCATGGCAGGCGAACGAGAAAGAATCGCAAAATCCGCCCTACTAGCCATTGCCGAACTGACGGAAGTGCAACACCGAAAATGTTACGTCATCTTGTTTTCCGATGACATCGAGTGCATTGAAATCACAGATTTAGGCAGCAGTTTCGATCGCCTGGTCGATTTCTTATGCCAATCCTTTCATGGCGGAACTGATATAGAACCTGTCATCACGCATGCTTTGCGGAAGATCAGCGAAGAAGGATATTCGGAAGCGGACATTATCACCGTATCGGACTTTGAGATGCGTCCTGTCGATCAACTACTATCGCGGACCGTCGAACACGCAAAAGCAAAACAGACAAAGATGTACGCTATTTCTTTAGGCGGCAAGAGTGCCGAGACCAGCTATCTGAAATTATGTGATAAATATTGGGAATATACCATTCAAAACGCCGAAAGTCTTAATAAAAATAGAATGGAGGAATGA
- a CDS encoding AAA family ATPase, which yields MKSIKSHITQLLKSLNEGVFEKEHTIALSLLSAMAGESIFLLGPPGVAKSLVARRLKLAFKGADAFEYLMSRFSTPDEIFGPVSISKLKDEDTYERITKGYLPTASIVFLDEIWKAGPAIQNSLLTVINEKIYRNGQFTVRVPLKALIAASNELPAKGEGLEALYDRFLIRQFVGCIEQEYAFDQMISSTREIEPEIPEKLQVDDELYNQIQAESEKVGIHYTIFELIHNIKREIEQYNTGRDENTPPIYVSDRRWKKIVGLLRTSAYLNESPGIHFSDCLLMSACLWDAIPQLPIIEEIVEQSIARGINTYLLGEKRLEQKLDTLKENMKSEHSLRELSDPGIQVVDTFYHRIEGYHIAGNLLIFASDYQSLKKDSNRLFYIQQDKFRPVNKILKAYDFVKNRNIAQKNIYSLRKGRRSVFVNNQEYPLLCYDNCDPLPAQQDGSTPFEFTLQEVIDLLHQMEVEYKTISERETAYIKDHLFLSSSQKSKIKRILGETAHIIENYRNELRIIAHAHEQENREY from the coding sequence ATGAAGTCTATCAAATCACATATCACCCAATTGTTGAAGTCCCTCAACGAGGGAGTATTCGAAAAAGAACACACCATCGCACTGTCTCTACTATCCGCCATGGCAGGGGAAAGTATCTTTCTGTTGGGCCCTCCGGGAGTAGCCAAGAGTTTGGTAGCACGCAGGCTCAAACTGGCATTTAAAGGTGCAGATGCTTTTGAATATCTGATGTCCCGCTTCAGTACACCGGACGAAATATTCGGTCCCGTCTCCATTTCAAAATTGAAGGATGAAGATACGTACGAACGCATCACAAAAGGATACCTGCCGACAGCATCAATCGTCTTTCTGGATGAAATATGGAAAGCCGGTCCTGCTATCCAAAATTCCCTTTTGACGGTAATCAATGAAAAGATATACCGCAACGGACAATTTACAGTGCGTGTACCCCTGAAAGCATTGATTGCCGCTTCCAACGAGTTGCCGGCAAAAGGTGAAGGACTGGAAGCTTTATACGACCGCTTCCTGATCCGTCAGTTTGTCGGATGTATTGAGCAAGAATATGCGTTCGATCAGATGATTTCTTCTACGCGGGAGATAGAACCTGAAATCCCGGAAAAGCTCCAAGTAGACGATGAATTATACAACCAGATACAAGCTGAAAGCGAAAAAGTGGGCATACACTATACCATCTTCGAGCTGATTCACAATATCAAACGAGAAATTGAACAATACAACACAGGACGAGACGAAAACACCCCTCCTATCTATGTATCCGACCGCCGCTGGAAGAAAATAGTAGGTCTGCTCCGCACATCCGCCTATCTGAATGAATCTCCGGGAATTCATTTCTCCGACTGCCTGTTGATGAGCGCCTGCCTGTGGGATGCAATTCCGCAGCTCCCCATCATCGAAGAGATTGTAGAACAGTCGATAGCGCGAGGCATCAACACCTATCTGTTAGGAGAAAAACGGCTGGAACAAAAATTGGACACACTGAAAGAGAACATGAAGTCCGAACACAGCCTGCGAGAACTTAGCGATCCGGGAATCCAGGTCGTAGACACCTTCTACCATCGCATAGAAGGTTATCACATTGCCGGGAATCTACTCATTTTTGCTTCCGATTACCAGTCTTTGAAGAAAGACAGCAACCGGTTGTTTTATATCCAACAAGATAAATTCCGTCCGGTCAACAAAATCCTGAAAGCCTACGATTTTGTAAAGAACAGAAATATCGCGCAAAAGAATATCTATTCCCTCCGAAAAGGAAGACGGTCTGTTTTCGTCAACAATCAGGAATATCCGTTACTATGTTATGACAATTGCGACCCTTTGCCCGCACAACAGGATGGCAGCACTCCGTTCGAATTTACATTGCAGGAAGTGATCGATTTGCTGCATCAAATGGAGGTGGAATATAAAACAATCTCCGAACGGGAAACAGCATATATAAAAGACCATCTCTTCTTAAGCTCATCGCAAAAAAGCAAGATCAAGCGAATCTTAGGAGAGACTGCACATATCATAGAGAATTACCGGAACGAACTCCGCATCATCGCTCATGCCCATGAACAAGAGAACAGAGAGTATTAG
- a CDS encoding putative transporter, with product MEWLYSLFIEHSALQAVVVLSLISAIGLGLGRVHFWGVSLGVTFVFFAGILAGHLGLSVDPQMLNYAESFGLVIFVYSLGLQVGPGFFSSFRKGGVTLNMLALGVVLLGTLLTVVTSYATGVSLPDMVGIFCGATTNTPALGAAQQTLKQMGMDSSTPALGCAVAYPMGVVGVILAVLLIRKVLVRKEDLEIKEKDDANKTYIAAFQVHNPAIFNKSIKDIAHMSYPKFVISRLWRDGHVSIPTSDKILKEGDRLLVITAEKDALALTVLFGEQENTDWNKEDIDWNAIDSELISQRIVVTRPELNGKKLGALRLRNHYGINISRVYRSGVQLLATPELVLQLGDRLTVVGEAAAIQNVEKVLGNAVKSLKEPNLVVIFIGIVLGLALGAIPFSFPGVSTPVKLGLAGGPIVVGILLGTFGPRIHMITYTTRSANLMLRALGLSMYLACLGLDAGAHFFDTVFRPEGLLWIGLGAGLTIIPTVLVGVVAFKMMKIDFGSVSGMLCGSMANPMALNYVNDTIPGDNPSVAYATVYPLCMFLRVIIAQVLLMFLLN from the coding sequence ATGGAGTGGTTATATAGTCTATTCATCGAACATTCTGCCTTACAGGCTGTTGTGGTACTTTCATTGATTTCTGCCATTGGTTTGGGCTTGGGAAGAGTGCATTTCTGGGGAGTTTCCTTGGGAGTCACTTTTGTTTTTTTTGCGGGTATCCTAGCCGGTCATCTCGGGCTTTCGGTCGATCCGCAGATGTTAAACTATGCAGAAAGTTTCGGACTGGTCATTTTCGTTTATTCCCTCGGGCTACAAGTCGGTCCCGGTTTTTTTAGCTCTTTCCGTAAAGGCGGGGTAACGCTGAATATGTTGGCATTGGGAGTAGTTCTGCTGGGAACGTTGTTGACGGTGGTGACTAGTTATGCAACGGGTGTCTCTCTTCCTGATATGGTGGGCATCTTTTGTGGAGCAACGACAAACACCCCGGCATTGGGAGCTGCGCAACAAACTCTGAAACAGATGGGAATGGACAGCAGTACGCCTGCTTTAGGATGTGCGGTGGCCTATCCGATGGGAGTAGTCGGCGTAATACTTGCTGTTTTATTAATCCGCAAAGTATTGGTCCGCAAAGAAGACTTGGAGATAAAAGAGAAAGACGATGCGAACAAAACTTATATTGCAGCGTTTCAAGTACACAATCCTGCTATTTTCAATAAAAGCATCAAGGATATAGCTCACATGAGTTACCCGAAGTTTGTCATATCCCGTTTGTGGCGTGACGGACATGTCAGTATTCCGACTTCAGACAAGATTCTGAAAGAGGGCGACCGCCTGCTGGTGATAACTGCGGAAAAAGACGCTTTAGCCTTGACGGTACTTTTTGGTGAACAGGAAAATACGGATTGGAATAAAGAGGACATTGACTGGAATGCGATTGACAGCGAATTGATCTCACAGCGTATCGTTGTCACCCGTCCCGAACTGAATGGTAAGAAACTCGGTGCACTCCGGTTGAGAAACCATTACGGTATTAACATCAGCCGTGTTTACCGGTCGGGGGTGCAACTGCTTGCTACTCCGGAATTGGTACTTCAGTTGGGCGACCGCCTGACAGTGGTGGGCGAGGCTGCTGCTATCCAGAATGTGGAGAAAGTATTGGGAAATGCCGTGAAAAGCCTGAAAGAACCCAATCTGGTTGTTATATTTATCGGTATCGTGCTTGGTTTGGCACTGGGGGCTATTCCTTTCTCTTTTCCGGGTGTCAGCACTCCTGTGAAGTTGGGATTAGCGGGCGGACCGATCGTTGTCGGTATCCTTCTGGGGACTTTTGGACCACGGATACACATGATTACTTATACCACCCGTAGCGCGAACCTGATGTTGCGTGCCTTGGGACTTTCCATGTACCTTGCTTGTCTGGGACTGGATGCCGGAGCTCACTTTTTCGATACCGTATTCCGTCCGGAAGGCTTATTATGGATTGGCTTGGGAGCCGGATTGACTATCATTCCAACCGTGTTGGTCGGAGTCGTGGCATTCAAGATGATGAAGATCGATTTCGGTTCTGTATCCGGTATGTTGTGCGGAAGTATGGCAAATCCGATGGCATTGAACTATGTAAACGATACAATCCCCGGCGACAACCCGTCCGTAGCCTATGCGACTGTTTATCCGCTATGTATGTTCCTGCGGGTAATTATCGCCCAAGTGTTGCTGATGTTCTTGTTAAATTGA